A window of Candidatus Nealsonbacteria bacterium CG07_land_8_20_14_0_80_39_13 contains these coding sequences:
- a CDS encoding bifunctional phosphoglucose/phosphomannose isomerase encodes MKSKFDKHNMYEIILKMPKQFRSGIESAKGIFPKKGNPSKNPGNIIVCGMGGSGMPGEILRGLKPLDVFSHKSYGLPVQAGEKSLIICISYSGNTEETLSSFSEALKRNLPIICISSGGKLEELSRKNNVPLVKLSGEKIPPRSAVAQMFSALAQIMVNYNLLSPEIIENILNLEKEIKPEEFENQGKILAEKMLGKIPMIYTTEKYKTVGSIWKKSLNETAKIMAFTNYFPELNHNEIVGFWKINEKQIEKGKVIVFVLRDLQENPLLLKQMNITKELIEKQDVEFEFINTQGKTLLEEIFSTIVLGFWTSYHLAELYEVDPTTIDLIEEFKKRLSQNN; translated from the coding sequence ATGAAGTCAAAATTTGATAAACACAATATGTACGAAATTATATTAAAGATGCCCAAGCAATTCAGGTCGGGAATTGAATCGGCCAAGGGAATTTTCCCGAAAAAAGGAAATCCCTCAAAGAACCCTGGAAATATTATTGTCTGCGGAATGGGAGGCTCGGGCATGCCCGGAGAAATTTTACGCGGCCTGAAGCCATTGGATGTTTTCAGCCACAAAAGCTACGGCTTGCCTGTTCAAGCCGGAGAAAAAAGCCTGATAATCTGCATTTCTTATTCCGGAAATACGGAAGAAACATTGTCTTCCTTCTCGGAAGCGCTAAAAAGAAACTTGCCAATAATCTGCATTTCCTCCGGAGGAAAACTGGAAGAGCTTTCAAGAAAAAATAATGTCCCCTTAGTCAAATTATCAGGAGAAAAAATTCCTCCCCGCTCGGCTGTGGCTCAAATGTTTTCAGCTTTAGCCCAAATTATGGTGAATTATAATCTTTTGAGCCCGGAAATTATTGAAAATATCCTGAATCTTGAGAAAGAAATAAAGCCTGAAGAATTTGAAAATCAAGGAAAAATTTTGGCTGAAAAAATGCTCGGAAAAATTCCAATGATATACACAACTGAAAAATATAAAACAGTCGGCTCCATTTGGAAGAAAAGTCTCAATGAAACAGCCAAGATAATGGCTTTCACAAACTATTTTCCTGAACTAAATCATAACGAAATTGTCGGTTTCTGGAAAATAAATGAAAAACAAATAGAAAAAGGAAAGGTTATTGTTTTTGTTCTAAGAGACCTTCAAGAAAATCCCCTCCTCCTCAAACAAATGAATATCACCAAAGAACTGATAGAGAAGCAGGATGTGGAATTTGAATTCATCAATACGCAGGGAAAAACTTTATTGGAGGAAATATTTTCCACGATAGTTCTGGGATTTTGGACATCCTACCATCTGGCGGAATTATATGAAGTTGACCCGACTACAATTGACCTTATTGAAGAATTCAAAAAAAGACTATCCC